From a single Accipiter gentilis chromosome 8, bAccGen1.1, whole genome shotgun sequence genomic region:
- the RGS2 gene encoding regulator of G-protein signaling 2 isoform X2 — MQSAVFLALQYDGGWMERGGRRRGSEGQEAEKGRMKRTIIKDWKTRLSYFLQNSSSSTKMKSKKVGKHRTYFRPSPEEAQLWSEAFDELLANKYGLAAFQAFLKSEFCEENIEFWLACEDFKKTKSPQKLTLKAKKIYNDFIEKEAPKEINIDFQTKNMIAQNIQEVTHTCFSAAQKRVYSLMENNSYPRFLESEFYQELCKKTPIAKAAQGT, encoded by the exons ATGCAGAGCGCTGTGTTCCTGGCGCTGCAGTACGACGGCGGGTGGAtggagcggggcggccgccgccgcggcagcGAGGGGCAGGAGGCGGAGAAGGGCAGGATGAAGAGGACAAT CATTAAAGATTGGAAAACAAGACTGAGCTACTTCCTGCAGAACTCTTCCAGTTCTACTAAGATGAAGTCTAAGAAAGTGGGGAAACACCGCACCTACTTCAG ACCTTCCCCTGAAGAAGCCCAGCTGTGGTCAGAAGCCTTTGATGAACTTCTGGCTAATAAAT atGGTCTTGCTGCTTTCCAAGCTTTTCTGAAGTCTGAGTTCTGTGAAGAGAACATCGAGTTCTGGTTGGCCTGTGAGGACTTCAAGAAAACCAAGTCACCGCAGAAGCTGAcattgaaagcaaaaaaaatctacAATGACTTCATTGAAAAGGAGGCTCCTAAAGAG ATAAACATAGACTTCCAAACCAAGAACATGATTGCACAGAATATTCAAGAAGTCACACATACCTGCTTCAGTGCAGCACAAAAGAGAGTTTACAGCTTAATGGAGAATAACTCATACCCACGGTTTTTGGAATCTGAATTCTATCAGGAGCTGTGCAAGAAGACACCCATTGCCAAAGCAGCCCAGGGGACATGA
- the RGS2 gene encoding regulator of G-protein signaling 2 isoform X1 yields MKSKKVGKHRTYFRPSPEEAQLWSEAFDELLANKYGLAAFQAFLKSEFCEENIEFWLACEDFKKTKSPQKLTLKAKKIYNDFIEKEAPKEINIDFQTKNMIAQNIQEVTHTCFSAAQKRVYSLMENNSYPRFLESEFYQELCKKTPIAKAAQGT; encoded by the exons ATGAAGTCTAAGAAAGTGGGGAAACACCGCACCTACTTCAG ACCTTCCCCTGAAGAAGCCCAGCTGTGGTCAGAAGCCTTTGATGAACTTCTGGCTAATAAAT atGGTCTTGCTGCTTTCCAAGCTTTTCTGAAGTCTGAGTTCTGTGAAGAGAACATCGAGTTCTGGTTGGCCTGTGAGGACTTCAAGAAAACCAAGTCACCGCAGAAGCTGAcattgaaagcaaaaaaaatctacAATGACTTCATTGAAAAGGAGGCTCCTAAAGAG ATAAACATAGACTTCCAAACCAAGAACATGATTGCACAGAATATTCAAGAAGTCACACATACCTGCTTCAGTGCAGCACAAAAGAGAGTTTACAGCTTAATGGAGAATAACTCATACCCACGGTTTTTGGAATCTGAATTCTATCAGGAGCTGTGCAAGAAGACACCCATTGCCAAAGCAGCCCAGGGGACATGA